From the Calditrichota bacterium genome, the window TTTCAGACTATTATTTAGTATCAAACCGTTTTTTAAGCACAGCTTTTCACACCACAACAAACAGGGAGGATCGACTAATGGCAGCAAAGAAAATCTTGATGATTGTGGGGGATTTTGTGGAAGATTACGAGGCCATGGTCCCGTTCCAGATGCTCACCATGGTGGGACACACCGTGGATTCCGTTTGTCCCGGGAAAAAAGCCGGAGAATCGGTGAAAACAGCGATTCACGATTTTGAAGGGGATCAAACGTACAGCGAAAAACGGGGGCACAATTTTGCCATTACCAAAACTTTTGAAGAGGTGAAAGCGGACGATTACGATGCGCTGGTGATTCCGGGCGGTCGCGCACCGGAGTATATTCGATTGGACGAAAATGTGATCCGGGTTGTGAAGCATTTTATCGATGCCGACAAACCCATTGCGGTCATCTGCCATGGGCCTCAGGTGCTGGCAGCGGCCGGCGGTGTGAAAGGAAAGAAGCTGACCTCCTATCCGGCCGTCAGCCCGGATTTGGTCAATGCCGGTGCCACCTGGCTTCCCGTGAATGAAACCTTCAGCAATGCCGAAGTGGATGGCAATTTGGTGTCCGCTCCGGCCTGGCCGGCTCATCCGGAGTGGATGCGAAAATTCCTGCAGGTTCTGGGAAGCACAATCGAGGCATAAAAGACTATCCTGCGAAAACGCAAAAACGCGAAGGGGAATTCCCCTTCGCGTTTTTGATAATGATCCTTTCTTTTGGCAAAACACGCCGTCTTTTGCCCGTTCCGGTTATTCATAACACATCCAGGTGTAACCGGACCCGTTTTGCCGATTTCCTCCTATCTTTCCAGTTCGTGCAGCAATGCCAGAAAAAAATCCCGGTTGTCTGCGGTGAGGTAGCGCATCGTGCCGCCCATTCGGCTGAAAGTTTTCAAGTAACGCAAATAGTACGCCGCCGTGTCCTGTGGGGGTTCACCGCGGCTCCAATCCCAATCGTTTTTAGCGAGGTCCACAATCAGCATGTAGTGGTGTTCGATGCGGCTTCCCGCCTGAAGATGCAGATTTTGGGCCATCGAAAGGGACTTCTCAAAAATCATGGGCGACATGACGGCGGATCCCACCGAGAGGTACACACCATATTCCAGACGGTTCACAGAGTTGGCAAACGTGAGAAAGTCCCGTAGTGCGGTTCGGCCCACGGCGGCTCCGTGGTTCATCGGGTGGGTGTAAATGATATCGTGACCAATCATCGGATGGCCCGTGAAGGGAATCCCCAGACGGTACGCCGCGGCCTGCACACAGTATTTTTTGTACGGAAAGGGAATATCCAACCAGCCGGAAGGCAAATTGAATGTCTCAATCACTTCCAGCAAATCCAGAGCAGCGGCCGCTTTCCAGTACGGGTATCCGGTGTGGGAAAGAACCAGTTCCCGAATCTCCTCCGCGGAAGGAATGTGCACGCCTTCGTGGTGAATCATACTGCCGACCGATTCGCCGTAGCCCTTCCCCTCGAACGCCCCCACAACCAACGCCAGGTTAATGTAGCGGCCCGTTTCCTCCCAAATGCCAAACTGCCCCACGGCCACATTCGCCCGTACATCCTCACTGCTTTTCCCCTGAAAGGCAAATTCCCAGTCGTGAATAATCCCGGCCCCGTTGGTGGCCAGATGGGTAATCCAACCGGATTCCATTAAGCGAATCAGCACGGGCCCCAACCCATTTTTAATGGTGTGAGCACCAATGGCCAGCATGCGGGAGGCATCTTTCTCGCGCGCCTGTCGCAGCCTTGCAGCCGCTTCTTCAATCGTTTGCACAAACTCCGGCGTGTGGTTTTGGGATTCCGCATTTAACGGAATGGCATCCCGTTCAATAACCACCTTGTTTTTTCGCTCTGAAAGGGGTTTAATGTGCAATTTTGTCCGATCAAGTTGTGCAAATGGCATGTGTGTTTCTTCTCCTCAAGTCATGGTATTTAGCCTTGCGAAGGATTCAATCCTCCGCAAGGTTCCCAATAAGAGGCCAATCTGCCCCGGCCGCTGTTTAGTGGGTTAATTCAAACGAATCCAGGACTCCGGCGCGGGTGCCGTCCCCATTCATCTTAATCGCCTTAAATGACAGATGCTTACCATTAATTTCCACGACGCAGTAGTGGTACACATAGTATTTACCGGCATCCGTTTCGTTGGAATTCGGGTCGGCTTTCACGCGCGGCAAATCCATTTGCTCCCATTCGTGATACTTGTGGTTGTCCAGATTTGAACCGCCCCCTCCGGTAATAATGTAGGCGGCGTTGTTGCCCGTACCGGTTTTGGGATCGTACGGGGGATGCGGTTTGCCTCGCTCGTAATCATGCGTGTGTCCGCTAAAAACAATGGCTACCCGGTTCGCCTCAATCAACGGTACAATTTCCTGGCGAAGGTGCGGCTCGCCGTCGTAGTAGCCGCCCGACCAGCATTCCGAATAGGGTGGTTCGTGAAAAAATACAAAAATCCATTCCGCTGATTTTTTCGCCTTCTCCACATCATTTTTAAACCATTCGTACTGCTGACTTCCGGGTGGAATGCGATTGCCCAGCGGGCCGTCGGACTTGTTTGGATCCAACACAATGAAATGCGCGTTACCGTAGTCAAAGGAGTACCAGTATTCGGTGCTTCCGGTTGTGGTCAGCGGATGGCGCACGTACCGTTCAAAAGGGGGCACCCGGCGGATATCCCAGTACC encodes:
- a CDS encoding DJ-1/PfpI family protein, with amino-acid sequence MAAKKILMIVGDFVEDYEAMVPFQMLTMVGHTVDSVCPGKKAGESVKTAIHDFEGDQTYSEKRGHNFAITKTFEEVKADDYDALVIPGGRAPEYIRLDENVIRVVKHFIDADKPIAVICHGPQVLAAAGGVKGKKLTSYPAVSPDLVNAGATWLPVNETFSNAEVDGNLVSAPAWPAHPEWMRKFLQVLGSTIEA